One Methylophaga marina DNA window includes the following coding sequences:
- a CDS encoding TonB-dependent receptor encodes MKKTNLMLERPSFKLSLIALGISSFISNGVQAEDDLNLETVRVIGQAVQIDKALTEQRNSNSIESVVHADGIGQLPDDNAAEALQRLPGVSVANDQGEGRFVTVRGLAPELNAVTINGTNVPSPESDTRAVALDVLPSELVQSLSVVKTLTPDMDANSLGGTINVRSLSAFDHDGLFYTLSTEGSFDDNTDQISPKGSGAVSNIFSIGDGVDNFGVAAALSWQKRDFGSDNVETGGAWDFDGSQPRLEELEQRDYEISRERLGLGVNFDYKADVNTSYYLRTLFSRFTDTETRNAAGIEFADPLLPNESGDDAEGFRELKDREETQEIQSYVFGGEKTIGLWKIDGQIGYSRASEDTPGHLAGAKFVGDFDNVSYSGTSKPRLNAGSDYYDPASFELDEVEWEEQKTTDTEKNIKIDLARDFDIQGYASQLKFGGKLSRREKDNEVDAWAFEDFGTNDTSLAAYSAGNVDYSLNRYGQGISSSALERLIGRLDKAGNVDAEESQINDFVMNEDINAAYVMNTLDLDDWTIIAGLRYEGTEFKAKGTGIRDGNFEAISSKNSYHNWLPGLHLRYYLDDKTQVRAAWTNSVVRPTFEALAPGFAIDGDEASFGNPDLDPMTSKNLDLGIEHYMGRAGAVSAYVFYKDISDFVYNTDLGGTGMFTDFDQAETFDNGDTAKVYGLELAYTQKLSWLPAPWNGLLLGANATFSQSDAEIEGLGQKRDIDLPGQSNQVANLMVGWENDKLSMRLSANYKSSYLSEVAGIDDKEHDQYVDSQLFLDFSTSYFVTKNAQITLEAKNLTDEEYYVYTGSSAYNAQYEEYGPSIKLGFTLTNF; translated from the coding sequence ATGAAAAAGACAAACCTGATGTTAGAGCGACCCAGTTTTAAGTTAAGTCTGATTGCTCTCGGGATAAGTAGTTTTATCAGTAATGGCGTCCAAGCTGAGGATGACCTCAATCTGGAAACTGTTCGCGTGATTGGACAGGCAGTACAGATTGACAAAGCACTCACTGAACAACGCAACTCAAATAGTATTGAGAGTGTGGTGCATGCGGATGGCATTGGCCAGTTACCCGATGATAACGCTGCTGAAGCATTACAGCGTTTACCGGGTGTGTCTGTGGCAAACGATCAGGGTGAAGGACGTTTTGTTACTGTTCGTGGACTGGCTCCTGAACTGAATGCCGTTACTATCAATGGTACTAATGTGCCCTCACCTGAGAGTGATACCCGGGCTGTTGCACTGGATGTTTTGCCGAGTGAGTTGGTGCAATCTCTTTCAGTGGTAAAAACATTAACCCCTGATATGGATGCGAACTCGCTGGGCGGCACCATCAATGTCAGAAGTCTGTCAGCCTTTGATCATGATGGCCTGTTCTATACGCTCTCAACAGAAGGTAGTTTTGATGATAATACTGACCAAATCAGCCCTAAAGGCTCAGGTGCAGTCAGTAATATTTTCAGTATTGGCGATGGGGTCGATAACTTTGGTGTGGCCGCGGCCTTGAGTTGGCAAAAACGGGACTTTGGTTCAGATAATGTTGAAACCGGTGGCGCCTGGGATTTCGATGGTAGTCAACCGCGTCTCGAGGAACTGGAACAACGTGATTACGAAATTTCACGTGAGCGTCTGGGTTTAGGGGTCAATTTTGATTACAAAGCCGACGTCAATACCAGTTACTACCTGCGTACTTTATTCAGTCGTTTTACAGATACGGAAACCCGTAACGCGGCTGGTATTGAATTTGCCGATCCCCTACTCCCAAATGAATCAGGCGATGACGCTGAAGGTTTCCGTGAATTAAAAGATCGTGAAGAGACCCAAGAAATTCAGTCTTATGTATTCGGTGGTGAGAAAACTATCGGTTTATGGAAGATTGATGGTCAGATTGGATATAGCCGTGCCAGTGAAGACACGCCAGGTCATCTTGCTGGTGCCAAGTTTGTTGGTGATTTCGATAATGTCAGCTACAGCGGCACCTCAAAACCGAGATTAAATGCCGGATCAGATTATTACGACCCAGCCAGCTTTGAACTTGATGAAGTGGAATGGGAAGAACAAAAAACTACCGATACCGAAAAGAATATCAAAATTGATCTTGCCAGAGACTTTGATATTCAAGGTTACGCTTCGCAATTGAAATTTGGCGGTAAGTTATCACGCCGTGAAAAAGATAATGAAGTTGATGCCTGGGCTTTTGAAGACTTTGGTACCAACGATACCAGTCTTGCTGCCTATAGTGCTGGTAATGTGGATTACAGTCTAAACCGATATGGTCAAGGTATTAGTAGCTCGGCATTAGAGCGTCTTATCGGTCGACTAGATAAAGCAGGCAATGTGGATGCTGAAGAGTCACAAATTAATGACTTTGTGATGAATGAAGATATTAACGCTGCCTATGTCATGAATACCTTAGACCTCGACGACTGGACGATTATCGCCGGCCTTCGTTATGAGGGAACAGAGTTTAAAGCAAAAGGTACAGGTATCAGAGACGGTAACTTTGAAGCTATTTCCAGCAAAAACAGTTACCACAACTGGTTACCAGGCTTACATTTACGTTATTACCTTGATGATAAAACTCAGGTTCGTGCGGCATGGACCAATAGTGTTGTCCGCCCAACATTTGAAGCCTTAGCCCCAGGATTTGCCATTGATGGTGATGAAGCAAGCTTTGGTAATCCAGATTTAGATCCGATGACATCAAAAAATCTGGACTTAGGTATCGAACATTACATGGGACGAGCGGGCGCGGTGTCGGCGTATGTGTTCTATAAAGATATCTCTGATTTTGTCTATAACACTGACCTCGGTGGTACAGGTATGTTTACAGACTTTGATCAGGCAGAAACTTTTGATAACGGTGATACAGCAAAAGTCTATGGTCTTGAGCTGGCCTATACACAAAAGCTGAGTTGGCTACCCGCCCCGTGGAATGGCTTGTTACTGGGAGCAAATGCCACATTCAGTCAATCCGATGCTGAAATTGAAGGTTTAGGACAAAAACGTGATATCGATTTACCAGGTCAATCCAACCAAGTCGCCAACTTGATGGTTGGTTGGGAAAACGACAAACTCAGCATGCGTTTATCGGCTAACTACAAGTCTTCTTATCTATCAGAAGTCGCAGGTATTGATGATAAAGAACATGATCAATATGTCGACTCACAGCTCTTCCTCGACTTTAGCACCAGCTACTTTGTAACCAAAAATGCCCAGATTACTTTGGAAGCAAAAAATCTTACTGATGAAGAGTATTACGTCTATACCGGCAGCAGTGCTTACAACGCTCAATATGAAGAATATGGGCCAAGCATTAAACTTGGTTTCACATTAACTAACTTCTAA
- a CDS encoding phytase: protein MNKLRLKPTLLASCLMAFLPLSALADKTLHAVDNQHNRHIESTQLLNKTVINHADRLVAYTQKGIALESVDGKTMSLLKGNFGSVDHRQVKQGLLLASVDLDRQQAMVALFDDTSQDWVASTYLPQPDFKIESVCLYQDETQNGFLFLVGEQGQGEQWLVADASSPIALPQLIRHISTPPESEYCQVDDALSRFYINEESVGIWAYDAHPEADLSRYPVALVEPFGQLKDSAAGMTIVPGGLLVLDAESSSLSVYVEHQEQWQLETTFPLKQLIEPEAISARMDGEKLDIIIKHDMGTASYTLTWPHKKTSSPEAIPLVTPLKQTDPVPSLGDAADDPAIWVNQRDPEQSLILGTDKQGGLGVYDLDGKTQSFLAVGRLNNVDVRHGFHFNGKQVDLAIASNRDNNSLHVFAIDPDSRKVSEIGEVATHAQDIYGLCMYKNKQGDIYTIVNDKDGRFFQYLMQDKHGNIAGELVRQFKVATQPEGCVADDKHDRLFIGEENRAVWTLDARADEPTVMTQVMPVAEHLKEDIEGISLYQTQQQNFLVISSQGNNSYVILDALPPFAYRGVFRIGFNTAAGIDGVSETDGLDVTSINLGQSWQQGMLVVQDGRNRMPRANQNFKYVPWSAIADQLGLTDISK from the coding sequence ATGAATAAATTACGATTAAAACCGACCTTATTAGCCTCGTGCCTGATGGCCTTTTTACCGCTATCAGCATTGGCTGATAAGACACTACACGCAGTTGATAATCAACATAACCGCCATATTGAATCAACACAGCTACTTAACAAAACAGTCATAAATCATGCTGACCGTCTTGTTGCTTATACACAAAAAGGCATTGCACTTGAATCTGTAGATGGCAAAACCATGAGCCTGCTTAAAGGTAACTTTGGTAGCGTTGACCATCGTCAGGTAAAGCAAGGCCTGTTATTGGCAAGCGTTGATCTGGATCGACAGCAGGCCATGGTGGCATTGTTTGATGACACTTCACAAGATTGGGTTGCTAGCACCTATCTCCCACAACCTGATTTTAAAATTGAAAGTGTCTGTCTATATCAAGATGAGACACAAAATGGGTTCTTGTTTCTGGTTGGTGAGCAGGGACAAGGAGAGCAATGGCTGGTGGCTGATGCCTCCTCTCCCATTGCTCTCCCTCAATTAATTCGCCACATAAGCACACCACCTGAAAGTGAATACTGCCAGGTTGATGATGCTCTTTCACGTTTCTATATTAACGAAGAAAGCGTTGGCATATGGGCTTATGATGCTCATCCTGAGGCCGACCTCAGCCGCTATCCTGTTGCGCTTGTTGAGCCATTTGGCCAATTAAAAGACAGCGCTGCAGGTATGACGATTGTGCCAGGTGGTTTATTAGTCCTTGATGCTGAATCATCTAGCTTATCAGTTTATGTAGAACATCAAGAACAATGGCAGCTTGAGACAACCTTTCCATTAAAGCAGTTGATCGAACCTGAAGCCATCAGTGCCAGAATGGATGGCGAAAAGTTAGATATTATTATCAAACACGATATGGGCACGGCTTCTTATACTCTGACTTGGCCACATAAAAAGACGTCGTCACCAGAAGCGATACCACTTGTTACACCTTTAAAACAAACAGACCCTGTACCCAGTTTAGGTGATGCTGCCGATGATCCTGCTATCTGGGTTAATCAACGTGATCCTGAACAAAGTCTGATATTGGGTACAGATAAGCAAGGTGGTCTGGGCGTCTACGACCTAGATGGTAAAACACAGTCCTTTTTAGCAGTGGGGAGACTCAATAATGTCGATGTTCGTCACGGCTTTCACTTCAACGGTAAACAAGTTGATTTAGCGATTGCCAGCAACCGAGATAACAACTCACTTCATGTATTTGCCATCGATCCCGACAGCAGAAAAGTCAGCGAAATAGGTGAAGTGGCTACCCATGCACAGGATATTTATGGTCTGTGTATGTATAAAAATAAACAAGGTGATATCTACACCATTGTTAATGATAAAGATGGTCGTTTTTTTCAGTATCTGATGCAGGATAAACACGGCAATATCGCTGGTGAACTAGTACGTCAGTTCAAGGTGGCTACCCAACCTGAAGGCTGTGTAGCAGATGATAAACATGATCGACTGTTTATTGGTGAAGAAAACAGAGCGGTCTGGACACTGGATGCCAGGGCTGATGAACCGACTGTGATGACACAGGTCATGCCAGTTGCGGAGCACCTCAAAGAAGATATTGAAGGCATCAGTTTGTATCAGACACAACAGCAGAACTTTTTAGTGATATCCAGTCAAGGTAATAACAGTTATGTGATTTTGGATGCCCTGCCTCCTTTTGCCTACCGTGGTGTGTTTCGTATTGGTTTTAATACGGCTGCAGGCATTGATGGCGTGTCGGAAACAGATGGCCTTGATGTGACTAGCATCAACCTTGGCCAATCTTGGCAGCAAGGCATGTTGGTTGTGCAAGATGGTCGTAACCGTATGCCTCGGGCAAACCAGAACTTCAAATATGTGCCATGGTCAGCCATTGCTGATCAGCTTGGCCTGACAGACATCAGTAAATAA
- the tolQ gene encoding protein TolQ — METAMHEMTIWGLVSDASILVKIVMLILVLASMVSWYLILWRSNVLSRLEKQNKLFQQQFRQTADMTSLPEATTKATLHKAIPAIFQAGWQEYEKYQHIGTMAEDEKVENIERAMLVNIGEQEAELEKGLSYLATIGSVSPYIGLFGTVWGIMNSFIGLSQVEQATLNTVAPGIAEALIATAIGLFAAIPAVVAYNQLSKRAGAISTLYYHFGNEFITRLQRVMHRAPLAKAA; from the coding sequence ATGGAAACAGCAATGCATGAAATGACCATTTGGGGGCTGGTGAGTGATGCCAGTATATTAGTCAAAATAGTCATGTTAATTCTGGTATTGGCATCGATGGTGAGCTGGTATCTGATTCTTTGGCGTTCAAATGTACTCAGTCGTCTGGAGAAACAAAATAAGCTGTTTCAACAGCAATTCAGACAAACGGCGGATATGACGTCATTACCTGAAGCAACAACAAAAGCGACTTTACACAAAGCGATTCCAGCCATATTTCAGGCTGGCTGGCAGGAGTATGAGAAATATCAGCATATCGGCACCATGGCAGAAGATGAAAAAGTGGAAAATATTGAACGAGCCATGTTGGTCAATATTGGCGAGCAGGAAGCCGAACTTGAAAAAGGTCTTTCTTACCTGGCTACCATTGGTTCAGTCAGCCCCTACATCGGCTTGTTCGGTACGGTCTGGGGCATTATGAACTCATTTATTGGCCTGTCCCAGGTTGAACAAGCGACATTAAACACCGTGGCCCCAGGTATTGCTGAAGCCTTGATTGCCACCGCAATCGGCTTATTTGCAGCGATCCCGGCAGTGGTTGCCTATAACCAGCTGAGTAAACGTGCTGGTGCTATCAGCACACTTTATTATCATTTTGGTAATGAGTTCATCACGCGTTTACAGCGTGTGATGCACCGTGCGCCTTTAGCCAAGGCAGCGTGA
- the tolR gene encoding protein TolR, whose product MLRKPVAKQALKAEMNVVPYIDVMLVLLVIFMVTAPLLVQGVKLELPKIASEALPTDSQKTILTLSVVSDGSYYWNVGPEVDIQSRSDQAVSLDDMVEKIEQIKQQHEALLFFIRGDKSTDYASVVKAIAALQKVGIADVGLITESPDA is encoded by the coding sequence ATGCTAAGAAAACCAGTTGCTAAACAAGCCTTAAAGGCAGAAATGAATGTGGTGCCTTATATCGACGTGATGCTTGTGTTATTGGTCATTTTTATGGTGACGGCTCCCCTTTTGGTACAGGGTGTCAAACTGGAGTTACCTAAAATCGCATCTGAAGCACTACCTACAGACAGTCAAAAGACGATTCTGACCTTATCCGTCGTGTCTGATGGGAGTTACTACTGGAATGTCGGTCCTGAAGTCGATATTCAATCCCGCTCAGATCAGGCTGTCAGCTTAGATGACATGGTCGAGAAAATAGAACAAATCAAACAACAACACGAGGCGTTATTGTTTTTTATCCGTGGTGATAAAAGCACAGACTATGCTTCAGTTGTAAAAGCCATCGCTGCGTTACAAAAAGTGGGCATTGCTGATGTGGGTCTGATTACGGAGTCACCAGATGCCTGA
- a CDS encoding energy transducer TonB — protein MPKKPVQKKVEKVIKPIEKKPEKPVSKPLTQEKSIKPPTNKPVVATNKSTNSPQKTQISTNKVETDTVSVEHYKPIEKQAPDYPRGALRKGLEGDCTVRYTVNTQGQVESPEVMNDCHPLFKRPSLAAAKTFRYTPRMVNGKAVKVPDVRNTFEYRIH, from the coding sequence ATGCCGAAAAAGCCAGTGCAAAAGAAGGTTGAGAAGGTCATAAAACCCATTGAGAAAAAGCCTGAGAAACCGGTGAGCAAACCGCTGACTCAAGAAAAGTCGATAAAGCCTCCGACGAACAAACCCGTGGTCGCCACCAATAAAAGTACGAATTCACCTCAAAAAACACAAATAAGTACGAATAAGGTAGAAACTGACACAGTTTCTGTAGAACACTATAAACCGATAGAAAAACAGGCACCCGATTATCCAAGAGGCGCTTTACGAAAAGGGTTGGAAGGTGATTGCACGGTTCGTTATACCGTTAACACTCAAGGACAGGTTGAATCGCCTGAGGTGATGAATGATTGCCATCCCTTATTCAAACGGCCATCATTAGCCGCCGCTAAGACTTTTCGATATACGCCACGAATGGTCAATGGCAAGGCCGTAAAAGTGCCTGATGTCCGTAATACTTTTGAATACCGTATTCACTAA
- a CDS encoding PhoX family protein, whose translation MTHPTSSDFHQRLASYDDEVINHTEEKSLNSIAMSRRDVLKGSLNAAALGFLGLNLSSRLAFAGDHAHPPVPYIGFQAIQPRTDALFDQVVVAEGYQAKAFFSWGDPVESGATKWKADASNTWQEQLKQAGDNHDGMHFFAFPNDNNRGLMVINHEYINPTLHQNGLNYDDQGKRLLDDVKKEQAAHGVSVIEVKKDSLGEWQRVYPSLYNRRISALTPMKVSGPLAGHALFKTASDPSAMEIIGTLNNCSNGFTPWGTYLACEENWHNYFVNHDKKDYQSRVSHKRYGISTGKEDNYYGWSTIDARFDATPNDALPHQGYVNEPNRFGWVVEIDPFDPQSKPVKRTAFGRFCRECVAPAMADNGQLAFYSGDDTRGEYVYKFVPSQRFDKADMHKNRDILDEGTLYVGRFNDDGTGRWLPLIHGNEGLTAENGFPSQAEVLVNARAAADMLGATPMDRPEWATVNPHNLDVYISLTNNYKRGKAFEVNAANPRPDNRHGQIIKIMEDHADPAATTFNWSLFVLAGEKPGSTDVNGNKVPDHLVGNIQGDIFSSPDGLGFDRDGRLWIMTDYDDDDPVMANMGCNQVLCANPQTQEIKRFLVGPRGCELTGITWSPDYKAMWVNIQHPGISYPASDGQTRPRSTTVLITKNDGGVIGT comes from the coding sequence ATGACACACCCAACATCATCTGATTTTCATCAACGTCTGGCGTCATACGATGATGAGGTTATTAATCACACTGAAGAGAAAAGCCTGAATTCAATCGCGATGTCACGACGTGATGTATTAAAAGGCAGTTTAAATGCGGCTGCTTTAGGTTTTTTAGGGCTAAACCTTTCCAGTCGTCTAGCCTTCGCCGGTGATCATGCTCACCCTCCCGTGCCTTATATTGGTTTTCAAGCCATTCAGCCACGCACCGATGCCTTATTCGATCAGGTCGTGGTAGCAGAGGGTTATCAGGCCAAGGCTTTCTTTTCTTGGGGCGATCCTGTTGAATCGGGCGCGACAAAATGGAAAGCCGATGCCAGTAATACCTGGCAGGAACAGCTAAAGCAGGCGGGTGACAATCACGATGGTATGCATTTTTTTGCCTTCCCCAACGATAATAATCGTGGATTGATGGTCATCAACCATGAATACATTAACCCAACACTTCACCAAAACGGACTGAACTATGATGACCAAGGCAAGCGCTTGCTTGATGATGTCAAAAAAGAACAAGCTGCGCATGGCGTCAGTGTTATTGAAGTCAAAAAAGATAGTCTCGGTGAATGGCAACGCGTCTACCCTTCTCTATATAACCGTCGTATATCAGCATTAACGCCAATGAAGGTCAGCGGCCCTTTAGCAGGTCATGCCTTATTTAAAACGGCTTCTGATCCAAGTGCGATGGAAATTATTGGCACTTTAAATAATTGTTCGAACGGCTTCACGCCTTGGGGTACTTATCTGGCATGTGAAGAAAACTGGCATAACTATTTTGTAAATCATGACAAAAAGGATTATCAGTCACGTGTTTCACATAAACGTTATGGCATCTCAACAGGTAAAGAAGACAATTATTATGGCTGGAGCACGATTGATGCGCGTTTCGATGCTACGCCAAATGACGCTTTACCCCATCAAGGCTATGTGAATGAACCTAATCGTTTTGGCTGGGTGGTGGAAATTGATCCCTTTGATCCACAGAGTAAACCTGTAAAACGCACGGCATTTGGTCGCTTCTGCCGCGAATGTGTCGCACCAGCTATGGCTGACAATGGCCAACTGGCCTTCTATTCTGGCGATGATACCCGTGGTGAATACGTGTATAAATTTGTGCCTTCACAACGTTTTGATAAAGCAGATATGCACAAGAATCGCGACATACTGGATGAAGGCACACTCTATGTCGGTCGGTTTAATGATGATGGCACAGGACGTTGGTTACCATTAATTCATGGCAATGAAGGATTAACCGCTGAAAATGGCTTCCCCAGTCAGGCCGAAGTGCTGGTTAATGCCCGTGCAGCAGCTGATATGTTAGGTGCAACGCCAATGGACAGACCTGAGTGGGCAACAGTGAACCCACACAATCTGGATGTTTATATCTCCTTAACCAATAACTATAAACGAGGTAAAGCATTTGAGGTCAATGCGGCTAACCCTCGTCCCGATAACCGTCATGGCCAAATTATTAAAATCATGGAAGATCATGCTGATCCGGCAGCAACCACATTTAACTGGTCATTATTTGTATTGGCTGGTGAAAAACCGGGTTCTACAGACGTCAATGGCAATAAGGTTCCCGATCATTTAGTCGGCAATATTCAAGGGGATATTTTTTCATCGCCTGATGGCTTGGGTTTTGATCGTGATGGACGCTTATGGATTATGACGGACTACGATGATGACGATCCGGTGATGGCTAATATGGGCTGTAACCAAGTCTTATGTGCTAATCCACAAACACAAGAAATCAAACGCTTTTTGGTTGGTCCGAGAGGTTGTGAATTGACCGGGATTACCTGGAGCCCTGATTACAAAGCCATGTGGGTGAATATTCAGCATCCGGGCATAAGCTACCCTGCTTCTGATGGACAAACACGCCCACGCTCAACAACTGTGCTAATCACTAAAAATGATGGCGGTGTAATTGGTACATAG
- a CDS encoding YbfB/YjiJ family MFS transporter — protein MIKLILAYACAGVGYVVSATFIVAILEEMPQLSGKGDWIWVILGLAAAPACFLWDKVANKFGELNTLLLTYALQMVAVIMPVLSDSLITNLIAAAIFGGTFTGIVSLMLTFIGHKFPLNPAKAMARLTICYGTAQIIAPAAAGYLASYYGNYHVALWATALVMLVGMGFLIAVKQDKFTRA, from the coding sequence ATGATAAAGCTAATCCTGGCTTATGCCTGTGCCGGAGTGGGGTACGTTGTGAGTGCCACGTTTATTGTCGCGATACTAGAAGAAATGCCACAACTGAGCGGTAAGGGTGACTGGATATGGGTGATTCTTGGTCTTGCTGCTGCACCAGCCTGTTTCTTATGGGATAAAGTGGCGAATAAGTTTGGAGAGTTAAACACTTTATTGCTGACCTATGCCTTACAGATGGTCGCTGTCATTATGCCGGTATTGTCTGATTCGCTGATCACTAATTTGATAGCAGCGGCCATATTTGGTGGTACATTCACTGGAATTGTGAGCCTGATGTTGACCTTTATTGGTCATAAATTCCCATTGAATCCAGCTAAAGCTATGGCCCGACTCACTATTTGTTATGGTACTGCACAGATCATTGCACCAGCAGCAGCCGGATATCTTGCCAGTTACTATGGTAATTATCACGTAGCATTGTGGGCAACGGCGTTAGTCATGTTGGTTGGCATGGGATTCCTGATAGCGGTAAAACAAGACAAGTTTACTCGTGCCTAG